From the Gasterosteus aculeatus chromosome 13, fGasAcu3.hap1.1, whole genome shotgun sequence genome, one window contains:
- the kank1a gene encoding KN motif and ankyrin repeat domain-containing protein 1a isoform X2, with amino-acid sequence MELMEPDAWEMFERGQRCPSADGEKDAAAPYYVETPYGYQLDLDFLKYVDDIERGNTIKKLSVHRKPKGATPSAAAAPRGSTSGGGAPAEWTSTDSLSSSNSDDKQSPVFFGGGPQVAAPLTPTLCRAACEAPQRPLLLPPPSPRFAPRHNPQVERTLMETRLRLEQERLLTQPPSEPAGGPPRRRLASFGAGSSSSLSSHSGSAGPSQISPGAPHPLPVNGHPPNGDYSLYYPSSMGSSIRHSPLSSGVATPVTNVSPLHLQQIREQMVVALRKLKELEEQVKTIPILQVKIAVLQEEKRQLAAQSKSQAAGSFRKRSFSVGSAAQMEAPGAARQETELHIMEPEAQRQDAQRLDCAAEFRRLAAEVQALDGNAADARESQKSVGMVTDENMASLRADQRARGPRSRDAAVSTERRETRSAAVGVTEAMLGTSSEAEREMELQQQTIESLKEKIYRMEVQLKETTHQLEMGKLKLELQAAGGSGRKRVDKGSTARPETYDACVEARVQTRSVGAGEHLGPSTQSVAAGPETPMERWVVGVRVEVRDQCVGREAGPSVREAGVNTEESVDRLALCRPMAELSRESRSVGCGDCSVDVVVRPAKTLLSRGTDPERVGTADSAVTAAPESATRQTNTETEVASKSTNTERSVRTDSSTDTGLLTCEKHTNTVGTDTRTVAAGEGLVRDAHPAARGRTVAVGTGADAGSILGGPAAARTRECGVGPVSVQENFLVGLKTRNIASGPSQPSGSEGAVRVEAAAPGGAGLDHYIERVQKLLQEQQMLLAENYSELADAFGQPQSQFGSINCQLASTLSSINSVMKCGSAEDFLQLQRSDSPNQASGQQLCAGGRSQVEAPPADRAAQQQVSAAEQKSRMDLQMSTALHGQLCSQSTLKSIMKKKDGRPDSNGTKKNLQFVGVNGGYETTSSDDSSSEDSSSSGSDEEEDEDEKAFEGEEEYENVEARSVSEEFKPVGAEEVEEEEKKQEEEENSEKQEMRERYSLSEKMLSATNVLRAHLSDPKAVSSKDLRTCINTVQHEWFRVSSQKSASAPMVGDYLAAFGAVSPAVLRHVVNMADGNGNTALHYSVSHSNFLVVKELLDADVCNVNQQNKAGYTPIMLAALAAVESPKDMRIVEELFSKGDVNARASQAGQTGLMLAVSHGRMDMVRALLAQGADVNVQDDEGSTALMCASEHGHVEIVKLLLARAGCDATLSDSVRSPGRSRLLFARVFLFQLFCFVLIPCFSTSCLLCPCCLPFRMRAMPCPSLWKQDTRTSPCCFMRTSTSPKPSPPGRLVSAERRRRVPPRGVCLIRGPASLEPCAAIGS; translated from the exons ATGGAGCTCATGGAGCCGGACGCCTGGGAGATGTTCG AAAGGGGACAAAGATGCCCGAGCGCCGACGGCGAGAAGGACGCGGCGGCGCCCTACTACGTTGAAACTCCCTACGGCTACCAGCTGGACCTGGACTTCCTCAAATATGTCGACGACATCGAGCGGGGCAACACCATCAAGAAGCTGAGTGTCCACAGGAAGCCCAAAGGGGCCACaccctcggcggcggcggcgccgcggGGCAGCACTAGCGGGGGCGGGGCTCCGGCCGAATGGACCTCCACGGACTCCCTGTCCTCCTCCAACAGCGACGACAAGCAGTCACCGGTCTTCTTCGGCGGCGGGCCGCAGGTCGCCGCGCCGCTGACCCCCACCCTCTGCAGGGCGGCCTGTGAAGCCCCCCAgaggccgctgctgctgccgccgccttCGCCGAGGTTCGCCCCCCGCCACAACCCGCAGGTGGAGAGGACCCTGATGGAGACGCGCCTCCGCCTCGAACAGGAGCGCCTGCTGACGCAGCCGCCGAGCGAGCCGGCGGGGGGGCCCCCGCGCCGCCGCCTCGCCAGCTTCGGCGCGGGCTCCAGCAGCTCGCTGTCCTCCCACTCGGGCTCCGCGGGCCCCAGCCAGATCTCCCCCGGCGCCCCGCACCCCCTCCCCGTCAACGGCCACCCCCCCAACGGGGACTACAGCCTCTACTACCCGTCCTCCATGGGCAGCTCCATCCGCCACAGCCCGCTGAGCTCCGGCGTGGCCACGCCCGTCACCAACGTCAGCCCGCTGCACCTCCAGCAGATCCGCGAGCAGATGGTGGTGGCCCTCAGGaagctgaaggagctggaggagcaggtgaagaCCATCCCCATCCTGCAGGTGAAGATCGCCGTCctccaggaggagaaaagacaaTTGGCCGCTCAGTCCAAAAGCCAAGCGGCGGGGAGCTTCCGCAAGCGCTCGTTCAGCGTCGGCAGCGCCGCCCAGATGGAGGCGCCGGGCGCCGCGCGGCAGGAGACGGAGCTCCACATCATGGAGCCCGAAGCCCAGCGGCAGGACGCCCAGCGGCTGGACTGCGCCGCCGAGTTCCGCCGTCTGGCCGCCGAGGTCCAGGCGCTGGACGGCAACGCGGCCGACGCACGCGAGAGCCAGAAGTCCGTCGGCATGGTCACCGACGAAAACATGGCCAGCCTCCGCGCCGACCAGAGGGCGAGGGGACCCCGTTCGCGGGACGCCGCGGTGTCCACGGAGCGGCGGGAGACGCGCAGCGCGGCGGTGGGCGTGACCGAGGCCATGCTGGGCACGAGCAGCGAGGCCGAGCGGGagatggagctgcagcagcagaccaTCGAGTCCCTGAAGGAGAAGATCTACCGCATGGAGGTGCAGCTGAAGGAGACCACGCACCAGCTGGAGATGGGGAAGCTcaagctggagctgcaggcCGCCGGCGGCTCGGGCCGGAAGCGAGTGGACAAGGGGTCGACGGCGAGGCCGGAGACGTACGACGCCTGCGTGGAGGCCAGAGTCCAGACGCGCAGCGTGGGAGCCGGCGAGCACCTGGGACCCAGCACGCAGAGCGTCGCCGCGGGCCCCGAGACCCCGATGGAGCGGTGGGTGGTGGGCGTGCGCGTGGAGGTGAGGGACCAGTGCGTGGGGCGAGAGGCGGGGCCCAGCGTCCGCGAGGCCGGGGTCAACACGGAGGAGTCGGTGGACCGCCTGGCGCTCTGCAGACCCATGGCGGAGCTGAGCAGGGAGTCCAGGTCGGTGGGCTGCGGCGACTGCTCGGTGGACGTGGTCGTCCGCCCCGCCAAGACGCTGCTGTCGCGGGGCACCGACCCCGAGCGCGTCGGCACGGCGGACTCGGCCGTCACGGCGGCTCCCGAGTCGGCGACTCGGCAGACCAACACGGAGACGGAGGTGGCGAGCAAATCCACCAACACGGAGCGGTCGGTCCGGACCGACTCCTCCACCGACACGGGGCTGCTGACCTGCGAGAAGCACACCAACACCGTCGGGACGGACACCAGGACGGTCGCCGCCGGCGAGGGGCTCGTCAGGGACGCTCACCCGGCGGCGAGGGGCCGAACGGTCGCCGTCGGGACCGGCGCGGACGCCGGGTCCATCCTCGGGGGACCGGCTGCCGCTCGGACCAGAGAGTGCGGCGTGGGACCGGTTAGCGTCCAGGAGAACTTCCTGGTCGGGTTAAAAACCAGGAACATAGCGAGCGGCCCCTCCCAGCCGAGCGGCAGCGAGGGCGCCGTCCGGGTGGAGGCTGCGGCGCCGGGCGGCGCCGGGCTGGACCACTACATCGAGAGGGTCcagaagctgctgcaggagcaaCAGATGCTGCTGGCGGAGAACTACAGCGAGCTGGCGGACGCCTTCGGCCAGCCGCAGTCCCAGTTCGGCTCCATCAACTGCCAGCTGGCCAGCACGCTCTCCTCCATCAACTCCGTCATGAAGTGCGGCAGCGCGGAGGacttcctgcagctgcagcggtCCGACTCCCCCAACCAAG cgagCGGCCAGCAGCTGTGTGCGGGGGGGCGGTCCCAGGTGGAGGCGCCGCCTGCCGACCGGGccgctcagcagcaggtgagcgcGGCGGAGCAGAAGAGCCGCATGGACCTGCAGATGTCCACGGCGCTGCACG GACAGCTGTGCAGCCAGAGCACCCTGAAGTCCATCATGAAGAAGAAAGACGGCCGACCCGACTCCAACGGCACCAAGAAGAACCTGCAGTTTGTCGGGGTGAACGGAGG GTACGAGACGACGTCGAGCGACGACTCCAGCTCGGAGGACAGCAGCTCCTCGGGGTcggacgaggaagaggatgaagacGAGAAGGCGTTcgaaggagaagaggaatatGAGAATGTTGAGGCGAGGAGCGTGAGCGAGGAGTTTAAACCCGTTGGagctgaggaggtggaggaggaggagaagaagcaggaggaagaggagaattCAGAGAAGCAGGAGATGAGAGAGAG GTACTCGCTCAGCGAGAAGATGCTGTCTGCGACCAACGTCCTCAGAGCTCACCTGAGTGACCCCAAAGCTGTGAGCAGTAAAGATCTG agAACCTGCATCAACACGGTGCAGCACGAGTGGTTCCGCGTGTCCAGCCAGAAGTCGGCGTCGGCCCCCATGGTCGGCGACTACCTGGCGGCGTTCGGGGCCGTCTCGCCGGCCGTCCTGCGGCACGTCGTCAACATGGCCGACGGCAACGGCAACAcggcgctgcactacagcgtgTCTCACTCCAACTTCCTGGTggtgaaggagctgctggatgCAG ATGTGTGCAACGTGAACCAGCAGAACAAGGCCGGCTACACGCCCATCATGCTGGCCGCGCTGGCCGCGGTGGAGTCGCCCAAGGACATGCGCATCGTGGAGGAGCTCTTCAGCAAAGGAGACGTCAACGCTCGAGCCAGCCAG GCCGGCCAGACGGGGCTCATGCTGGCGGTCAGTCACGGCAGGATGGACATGGTTCGGGCCCTGCTGGCTCAGGGGGCCGACGTCAACGTGCAGGACGACGAGGGCTCCACGGCGCTGATGTGCGCCAGCGAGCACGGCCACGTGGAGATCGTCAAGCTGCTGCTGGCGCGGGCCGGCTGTGACGCCACCCTGAGCGACAGCGTGAGGAGCCCAGGACGTTCACGCCTCCTCTTTGCTCGGGTGTTTTTGTTCCAgttattttgctttgttttaatcCCTTGTTTCTCCACCTCTTGTCTCCTTTGTCCTTGTTGTCTTCCCTTCAGGATGAGAGCAATGCCCTGTCCATCGCTCTGGAAGCAGGACACAAGGACATCGCCATGTTGCTTTATGCGCACGTCAACTTCTCCAAAGCCCAGTCCCCC GGGACGCCTCGTCTCAGCAGAAAGACGTCGCCGAGTCCCACCCAGAGGGGTGTGTTTGATTAGAGGCCCCGCCTCCCTGGAGCCCTGCGCTGCTATTGGTTCTTAG
- the kank1a gene encoding KN motif and ankyrin repeat domain-containing protein 1a isoform X4 produces MELMEPDAWEMFERGQRCPSADGEKDAAAPYYVETPYGYQLDLDFLKYVDDIERGNTIKKLSVHRKPKGATPSAAAAPRGSTSGGGAPAEWTSTDSLSSSNSDDKQSPVFFGGGPQVAAPLTPTLCRAACEAPQRPLLLPPPSPRFAPRHNPQVERTLMETRLRLEQERLLTQPPSEPAGGPPRRRLASFGAGSSSSLSSHSGSAGPSQISPGAPHPLPVNGHPPNGDYSLYYPSSMGSSIRHSPLSSGVATPVTNVSPLHLQQIREQMVVALRKLKELEEQVKTIPILQVKIAVLQEEKRQLAAQSKSQAAGSFRKRSFSVGSAAQMEAPGAARQETELHIMEPEAQRQDAQRLDCAAEFRRLAAEVQALDGNAADARESQKSVGMVTDENMASLRADQRARGPRSRDAAVSTERRETRSAAVGVTEAMLGTSSEAEREMELQQQTIESLKEKIYRMEVQLKETTHQLEMGKLKLELQAAGGSGRKRVDKGSTARPETYDACVEARVQTRSVGAGEHLGPSTQSVAAGPETPMERWVVGVRVEVRDQCVGREAGPSVREAGVNTEESVDRLALCRPMAELSRESRSVGCGDCSVDVVVRPAKTLLSRGTDPERVGTADSAVTAAPESATRQTNTETEVASKSTNTERSVRTDSSTDTGLLTCEKHTNTVGTDTRTVAAGEGLVRDAHPAARGRTVAVGTGADAGSILGGPAAARTRECGVGPVSVQENFLVGLKTRNIASGPSQPSGSEGAVRVEAAAPGGAGLDHYIERVQKLLQEQQMLLAENYSELADAFGQPQSQFGSINCQLASTLSSINSVMKCGSAEDFLQLQRSDSPNQASGQQLCAGGRSQVEAPPADRAAQQQVSAAEQKSRMDLQMSTALHGQLCSQSTLKSIMKKKDGRPDSNGTKKNLQFVGVNGGYETTSSDDSSSEDSSSSGSDEEEDEDEKAFEGEEEYENVEARSVSEEFKPVGAEEVEEEEKKQEEEENSEKQEMRERYSLSEKMLSATNVLRAHLSDPKAVSSKDLRTCINTVQHEWFRVSSQKSASAPMVGDYLAAFGAVSPAVLRHVVNMADGNGNTALHYSVSHSNFLVVKELLDADVCNVNQQNKAGYTPIMLAALAAVESPKDMRIVEELFSKGDVNARASQAGQTGLMLAVSHGRMDMVRALLAQGADVNVQDDEGSTALMCASEHGHVEIVKLLLARAGCDATLSDSDESNALSIALEAGHKDIAMLLYAHVNFSKAQSPGTPRLSRKTSPSPTQRGVFD; encoded by the exons ATGGAGCTCATGGAGCCGGACGCCTGGGAGATGTTCG AAAGGGGACAAAGATGCCCGAGCGCCGACGGCGAGAAGGACGCGGCGGCGCCCTACTACGTTGAAACTCCCTACGGCTACCAGCTGGACCTGGACTTCCTCAAATATGTCGACGACATCGAGCGGGGCAACACCATCAAGAAGCTGAGTGTCCACAGGAAGCCCAAAGGGGCCACaccctcggcggcggcggcgccgcggGGCAGCACTAGCGGGGGCGGGGCTCCGGCCGAATGGACCTCCACGGACTCCCTGTCCTCCTCCAACAGCGACGACAAGCAGTCACCGGTCTTCTTCGGCGGCGGGCCGCAGGTCGCCGCGCCGCTGACCCCCACCCTCTGCAGGGCGGCCTGTGAAGCCCCCCAgaggccgctgctgctgccgccgccttCGCCGAGGTTCGCCCCCCGCCACAACCCGCAGGTGGAGAGGACCCTGATGGAGACGCGCCTCCGCCTCGAACAGGAGCGCCTGCTGACGCAGCCGCCGAGCGAGCCGGCGGGGGGGCCCCCGCGCCGCCGCCTCGCCAGCTTCGGCGCGGGCTCCAGCAGCTCGCTGTCCTCCCACTCGGGCTCCGCGGGCCCCAGCCAGATCTCCCCCGGCGCCCCGCACCCCCTCCCCGTCAACGGCCACCCCCCCAACGGGGACTACAGCCTCTACTACCCGTCCTCCATGGGCAGCTCCATCCGCCACAGCCCGCTGAGCTCCGGCGTGGCCACGCCCGTCACCAACGTCAGCCCGCTGCACCTCCAGCAGATCCGCGAGCAGATGGTGGTGGCCCTCAGGaagctgaaggagctggaggagcaggtgaagaCCATCCCCATCCTGCAGGTGAAGATCGCCGTCctccaggaggagaaaagacaaTTGGCCGCTCAGTCCAAAAGCCAAGCGGCGGGGAGCTTCCGCAAGCGCTCGTTCAGCGTCGGCAGCGCCGCCCAGATGGAGGCGCCGGGCGCCGCGCGGCAGGAGACGGAGCTCCACATCATGGAGCCCGAAGCCCAGCGGCAGGACGCCCAGCGGCTGGACTGCGCCGCCGAGTTCCGCCGTCTGGCCGCCGAGGTCCAGGCGCTGGACGGCAACGCGGCCGACGCACGCGAGAGCCAGAAGTCCGTCGGCATGGTCACCGACGAAAACATGGCCAGCCTCCGCGCCGACCAGAGGGCGAGGGGACCCCGTTCGCGGGACGCCGCGGTGTCCACGGAGCGGCGGGAGACGCGCAGCGCGGCGGTGGGCGTGACCGAGGCCATGCTGGGCACGAGCAGCGAGGCCGAGCGGGagatggagctgcagcagcagaccaTCGAGTCCCTGAAGGAGAAGATCTACCGCATGGAGGTGCAGCTGAAGGAGACCACGCACCAGCTGGAGATGGGGAAGCTcaagctggagctgcaggcCGCCGGCGGCTCGGGCCGGAAGCGAGTGGACAAGGGGTCGACGGCGAGGCCGGAGACGTACGACGCCTGCGTGGAGGCCAGAGTCCAGACGCGCAGCGTGGGAGCCGGCGAGCACCTGGGACCCAGCACGCAGAGCGTCGCCGCGGGCCCCGAGACCCCGATGGAGCGGTGGGTGGTGGGCGTGCGCGTGGAGGTGAGGGACCAGTGCGTGGGGCGAGAGGCGGGGCCCAGCGTCCGCGAGGCCGGGGTCAACACGGAGGAGTCGGTGGACCGCCTGGCGCTCTGCAGACCCATGGCGGAGCTGAGCAGGGAGTCCAGGTCGGTGGGCTGCGGCGACTGCTCGGTGGACGTGGTCGTCCGCCCCGCCAAGACGCTGCTGTCGCGGGGCACCGACCCCGAGCGCGTCGGCACGGCGGACTCGGCCGTCACGGCGGCTCCCGAGTCGGCGACTCGGCAGACCAACACGGAGACGGAGGTGGCGAGCAAATCCACCAACACGGAGCGGTCGGTCCGGACCGACTCCTCCACCGACACGGGGCTGCTGACCTGCGAGAAGCACACCAACACCGTCGGGACGGACACCAGGACGGTCGCCGCCGGCGAGGGGCTCGTCAGGGACGCTCACCCGGCGGCGAGGGGCCGAACGGTCGCCGTCGGGACCGGCGCGGACGCCGGGTCCATCCTCGGGGGACCGGCTGCCGCTCGGACCAGAGAGTGCGGCGTGGGACCGGTTAGCGTCCAGGAGAACTTCCTGGTCGGGTTAAAAACCAGGAACATAGCGAGCGGCCCCTCCCAGCCGAGCGGCAGCGAGGGCGCCGTCCGGGTGGAGGCTGCGGCGCCGGGCGGCGCCGGGCTGGACCACTACATCGAGAGGGTCcagaagctgctgcaggagcaaCAGATGCTGCTGGCGGAGAACTACAGCGAGCTGGCGGACGCCTTCGGCCAGCCGCAGTCCCAGTTCGGCTCCATCAACTGCCAGCTGGCCAGCACGCTCTCCTCCATCAACTCCGTCATGAAGTGCGGCAGCGCGGAGGacttcctgcagctgcagcggtCCGACTCCCCCAACCAAG cgagCGGCCAGCAGCTGTGTGCGGGGGGGCGGTCCCAGGTGGAGGCGCCGCCTGCCGACCGGGccgctcagcagcaggtgagcgcGGCGGAGCAGAAGAGCCGCATGGACCTGCAGATGTCCACGGCGCTGCACG GACAGCTGTGCAGCCAGAGCACCCTGAAGTCCATCATGAAGAAGAAAGACGGCCGACCCGACTCCAACGGCACCAAGAAGAACCTGCAGTTTGTCGGGGTGAACGGAGG GTACGAGACGACGTCGAGCGACGACTCCAGCTCGGAGGACAGCAGCTCCTCGGGGTcggacgaggaagaggatgaagacGAGAAGGCGTTcgaaggagaagaggaatatGAGAATGTTGAGGCGAGGAGCGTGAGCGAGGAGTTTAAACCCGTTGGagctgaggaggtggaggaggaggagaagaagcaggaggaagaggagaattCAGAGAAGCAGGAGATGAGAGAGAG GTACTCGCTCAGCGAGAAGATGCTGTCTGCGACCAACGTCCTCAGAGCTCACCTGAGTGACCCCAAAGCTGTGAGCAGTAAAGATCTG agAACCTGCATCAACACGGTGCAGCACGAGTGGTTCCGCGTGTCCAGCCAGAAGTCGGCGTCGGCCCCCATGGTCGGCGACTACCTGGCGGCGTTCGGGGCCGTCTCGCCGGCCGTCCTGCGGCACGTCGTCAACATGGCCGACGGCAACGGCAACAcggcgctgcactacagcgtgTCTCACTCCAACTTCCTGGTggtgaaggagctgctggatgCAG ATGTGTGCAACGTGAACCAGCAGAACAAGGCCGGCTACACGCCCATCATGCTGGCCGCGCTGGCCGCGGTGGAGTCGCCCAAGGACATGCGCATCGTGGAGGAGCTCTTCAGCAAAGGAGACGTCAACGCTCGAGCCAGCCAG GCCGGCCAGACGGGGCTCATGCTGGCGGTCAGTCACGGCAGGATGGACATGGTTCGGGCCCTGCTGGCTCAGGGGGCCGACGTCAACGTGCAGGACGACGAGGGCTCCACGGCGCTGATGTGCGCCAGCGAGCACGGCCACGTGGAGATCGTCAAGCTGCTGCTGGCGCGGGCCGGCTGTGACGCCACCCTGAGCGACAGC GATGAGAGCAATGCCCTGTCCATCGCTCTGGAAGCAGGACACAAGGACATCGCCATGTTGCTTTATGCGCACGTCAACTTCTCCAAAGCCCAGTCCCCC GGGACGCCTCGTCTCAGCAGAAAGACGTCGCCGAGTCCCACCCAGAGGGGTGTGTTTGATTAG